The Deltaproteobacteria bacterium genome segment TACCGGGATAATCTGGGTCTCACTGTTCAAGGTGTTAAATCCGGCGGCCTGGAGCTTTTCCCGGAAACGGGCCGCCTGGCTCAGTAACCCCTGGCGACGTTCCGGTTCCTGAGTAACAATCTTAAGCGACGCCTGAATCGCTCCCAAGACCGGCGGCGGCAGCGCAGTGGAATAAATAAATGACCGGGCTCGATTATAAAGATATTCGATCAGGCTATCCTCCCCCGCTGCATAGGCCCCGAAGCTGCCTAGGGCCTTGGAAAAAGTGCCCATGTGAATCTCCACTCCCTCCGCCACTCCCATAGCTTCGGCCAGGCCGGCCCCCTTAGCTCCCCAGATCCCAGTGGCATGGGCCTCATCAACCATCAACCAGACCCGGTAGCGATCCTTGAGCTCGACGAGTTCGCGCAGCGGGGCCAGATCGCCGTCCACCGAAAAGACCGTATCGGTGATAATCAGCCGATTTTTAGCGCCAGCCGTCTTGTGCAGCAGTTCTTCCAAATGGTTCAGGTCCCGATGCCGAAAGCGGTAAAAGGCGGCACCGGACAGCCTGATGCCATCAATAATACTGGCATGATTGAGGCGGTCCGAGAAGATAACATCGCCGCGCCCCATCAGGGCCGCAATAATGCCGACATTAGCCATGTACCCGGTATTAAACAGGGCCGCCCGGGCCGTGCCTTTGAAGGCCGCTACCTGGGCTTCCACCTCGGCGTGGAGGGCATAATTGCCGGCAATCAGCCGTGAGGCAGTACTGCCGGTGCCCCAGCGCGCCGCGG includes the following:
- the bioF gene encoding 8-amino-7-oxononanoate synthase codes for the protein MIDFQPRLARLVQELQALESQHLRRHLQVIDAVLPDGWVRVGDRELLNLSSNDYLGLSQDERLIAAAQQAAARWGTGSTASRLIAGNYALHAEVEAQVAAFKGTARAALFNTGYMANVGIIAALMGRGDVIFSDRLNHASIIDGIRLSGAAFYRFRHRDLNHLEELLHKTAGAKNRLIITDTVFSVDGDLAPLRELVELKDRYRVWLMVDEAHATGIWGAKGAGLAEAMGVAEGVEIHMGTFSKALGSFGAYAAGEDSLIEYLYNRARSFIYSTALPPPVLGAIQASLKIVTQEPERRQGLLSQAARFREKLQAAGFNTLNSETQIIPVLAGDNRLALEFADRLRQAGIMAVAIRPPTVPPGGARIRFSLAASHAPEALDWAAQVIIQVGQELELS